From one Marinobacter sp. LV10MA510-1 genomic stretch:
- a CDS encoding DUF1499 domain-containing protein: protein MRSQSLIGFYDLGVNRRRVELLRSRLIERGIAIN, encoded by the coding sequence GTGAGGTCTCAATCGCTTATCGGGTTCTACGATCTGGGAGTGAATCGGCGCAGGGTCGAGTTACTCAGGAGCCGTCTTATAGAACGCGGCATTGCCATCAACTGA
- a CDS encoding 2Fe-2S iron-sulfur cluster-binding protein, with amino-acid sequence MARIVIQPSGKVVECQGSDTVLMALEKAGYALPNNCRAGACGECKVKVLSGQYDQGIVLDMALSAEERRAGCGLMCMAKPISDEMVIEWGTADARPKLFPPREGVLFVVVDRRELATRVVELTLRPVGKPIRYWPGQYVTLGDEREGISQRAYSISNAPRPDGEIVLQIARVEEGVTSRWVHEIVKIGDSIKVNGAYGTFIGDPSVETPVLCLAAGTGLAPILDLAEAALRRGYKKPVNLIFSAKTVEDVYGQGIMAWWRAKHRKFDYKITLTQEEREGYFHGRIDTLLPEMYPDLSKHSLFIAGSPEFVDACVVAAKALGAQDEMIHKEGFFKQQQAVRASGNRS; translated from the coding sequence ATGGCTCGCATAGTGATTCAGCCCTCTGGCAAAGTCGTTGAGTGTCAGGGTAGTGATACGGTTTTGATGGCACTCGAGAAGGCAGGGTATGCGCTGCCGAATAATTGCCGGGCAGGTGCTTGCGGCGAGTGCAAGGTTAAGGTGCTCTCTGGCCAATACGATCAAGGGATTGTCCTTGATATGGCTTTGTCCGCTGAGGAACGGCGTGCAGGTTGCGGTCTGATGTGTATGGCCAAACCTATCTCCGATGAGATGGTGATTGAATGGGGAACTGCCGATGCGCGCCCTAAACTCTTTCCTCCACGGGAGGGGGTCTTGTTTGTTGTTGTTGACCGACGGGAATTAGCTACTCGTGTGGTTGAATTGACTCTACGCCCGGTTGGCAAGCCAATTCGTTATTGGCCGGGGCAGTATGTGACGCTGGGTGATGAGCGTGAGGGAATTTCACAACGCGCTTATTCTATTTCAAACGCACCGCGCCCGGACGGCGAGATAGTATTGCAGATAGCGCGTGTCGAAGAGGGTGTCACCAGCCGCTGGGTACACGAGATTGTAAAAATCGGTGATAGCATCAAGGTAAATGGCGCGTATGGTACCTTTATCGGAGACCCATCTGTCGAGACGCCGGTGCTCTGCCTGGCGGCGGGAACAGGACTTGCGCCCATACTGGATCTGGCGGAGGCGGCCTTACGCAGAGGCTACAAAAAACCCGTGAATCTGATATTTTCGGCCAAAACAGTCGAGGATGTTTACGGCCAGGGGATTATGGCCTGGTGGCGAGCAAAACATCGCAAATTTGACTACAAGATCACCTTGACGCAGGAGGAGCGTGAAGGCTATTTTCATGGTCGCATCGATACGTTACTGCCTGAGATGTATCCCGATCTGTCCAAACACAGTCTGTTTATTGCAGGTAGCCCGGAGTTCGTGGATGCATGCGTCGTTGCCGCCAAGGCGCTTGGCGCACAGGATGAAATGATCCATAAAGAAGGCTTTTTCAAACAACAACAGGCGGTCAGGGCGAGCGGAAATCGATCTTAA
- a CDS encoding manganese efflux pump MntP family protein, with translation MSTKSQRACVSGSITASYVDVWGHWIAFALFVALGVHILYEGLNPSREQIEKPSSHSFLKITLTAFGTSIDAMAVGISLAFVEMSIFLAAGLIGLATTVMVTLGVMLGRVVGSLFGQKAEIIGGLTLIAVGAWILSGNL, from the coding sequence ATGTCTACAAAATCGCAACGCGCCTGCGTATCCGGCAGTATCACCGCGTCTTATGTGGATGTTTGGGGTCACTGGATAGCGTTCGCATTATTCGTCGCTCTCGGCGTACACATTCTTTATGAAGGGCTGAACCCTAGTAGGGAACAGATAGAAAAGCCCTCCAGCCATTCCTTTCTCAAGATCACTTTGACCGCATTTGGCACCAGTATTGATGCAATGGCGGTGGGTATAAGCCTGGCATTTGTCGAGATGAGCATATTTCTGGCAGCTGGACTAATTGGCCTGGCTACAACAGTGATGGTTACGTTAGGCGTTATGTTGGGACGAGTCGTGGGTTCACTGTTCGGACAGAAGGCTGAAATTATTGGCGGCCTGACGCTGATTGCGGTCGGCGCGTGGATCTTGTCAGGCAATCTTTAA
- a CDS encoding DUF2141 domain-containing protein, whose translation MILPDTQARCDFVDIPPGTYSLAVIYDENMDVKLGTNGIEIPTEGYDFLNGASALMGAPSFEAARFRYDGRNLDLTISLNY comes from the coding sequence GTGATACTGCCGGATACGCAGGCGCGTTGCGATTTTGTAGACATCCCGCCGGGAACGTATTCGCTTGCCGTCATTTATGATGAAAATATGGACGTTAAGCTTGGCACCAACGGGATAGAGATTCCCACGGAAGGCTACGATTTTTTAAACGGTGCAAGCGCCTTGATGGGTGCGCCTTCGTTCGAGGCCGCCAGATTTCGGTACGATGGGCGAAATCTAGATCTGACGATCAGCTTGAATTACTGA
- a CDS encoding amino acid ABC transporter substrate-binding protein, protein MKKQLSLVAIATTLAGTLITGSVQAATLDDVKSRGYVQCGVSSGLPGFSQPDKNGDWTGIDVDTCRAVAAAVLGSGEKARFTPLTAKERFTALQSGEIDVLSRNATWTLTRDASLGVNFTGTNYYDGQGFLVNKALGVDNADQLDGATVCIQAGTTTELNLADYFRTKGMKFNPLVFDTSEQTVSGFAAGRCDVLTSDRAQLAALRSKLEDPGSAIILPNIISKEPLGPSVRQGDDQWFNIVKWALFVQINAEELGVTQANVLEMKSSTNPEIQRLLGTTGDMGEKLGVPADFGFRIIESVGNYGEMYDRNVGPDTPLGLDRGLNALWNNGGIMYAPPIR, encoded by the coding sequence ATGAAAAAACAACTCTCACTGGTCGCCATCGCGACAACCCTCGCTGGCACCCTCATAACAGGAAGTGTACAGGCCGCAACTTTAGACGACGTTAAATCAAGGGGTTACGTGCAATGTGGTGTTAGCTCCGGCTTACCGGGTTTTTCTCAACCCGATAAGAATGGTGACTGGACCGGTATCGACGTGGATACCTGCCGCGCTGTAGCAGCCGCAGTTCTTGGTAGCGGGGAAAAAGCCCGATTCACACCGCTAACGGCTAAAGAGCGCTTTACCGCGTTGCAGTCCGGTGAAATCGATGTTCTTTCTCGTAACGCCACTTGGACTCTGACCCGCGATGCTTCCCTTGGCGTCAACTTCACGGGCACTAATTATTATGATGGCCAAGGCTTTTTGGTCAACAAAGCGCTAGGCGTGGACAATGCCGATCAATTAGACGGCGCAACCGTGTGTATCCAGGCCGGCACGACTACTGAACTGAACCTGGCAGACTATTTCCGTACCAAGGGCATGAAGTTCAATCCTCTGGTATTTGATACTTCCGAACAGACTGTCAGTGGTTTTGCCGCTGGTCGTTGTGATGTTCTAACCTCTGACCGCGCACAACTGGCTGCCCTGCGCAGTAAACTGGAAGATCCCGGCAGCGCTATCATTCTGCCAAATATAATTTCTAAGGAACCTCTGGGACCCTCCGTTCGTCAGGGTGATGACCAGTGGTTTAACATTGTGAAGTGGGCGCTGTTTGTGCAGATCAACGCCGAAGAACTGGGCGTTACCCAGGCCAATGTCCTAGAAATGAAATCTTCCACAAATCCCGAGATCCAGCGTTTGCTCGGCACCACTGGCGACATGGGCGAAAAACTCGGTGTACCTGCTGATTTTGGCTTCCGTATTATCGAGAGCGTTGGTAACTATGGCGAAATGTACGACCGTAACGTGGGACCGGACACCCCTCTTGGGCTTGACCGTGGCCTAAACGCGTTGTGGAATAATGGCGGTATTATGTACGCACCGCCGATACGTTAA
- a CDS encoding amino acid ABC transporter permease — MSKSNKTVTRSARPKPWNDPKVRMVVFQAIAMIVVFWFGWTLFHNTLSNMESRGISTGFGFLDQTSGFGIIMSLIPYDSTMTYGRTFFVGLLNTLLVSAMGVVAATIIGFAVGVARLSSNWLIAKLALVYIETIRNIPLLLQIFFWYFAVLQTLPSPRQSIDVADMFFLSNRGLYFPTAGAEPGFGWVMAALIAGIAAAVFINRWAKKRQIRTGQLFPALRVGTGLVLALPLLVFVLVGRPLVWEMPALTGFNFTGGASILPELAALWIALSLYTASFIAEIVRSGILAVDRGQTEAASALGLKSSFTLRLVVIPQAMRVIIPPLTSQYLNLVKNSSLATAIAYPDLVAVFMGTTLNQTGQAVEVVAITMAVYLTISLIISGLMNIYNRAVALQER, encoded by the coding sequence ATGAGTAAATCTAACAAGACTGTTACCCGTAGCGCACGTCCAAAACCCTGGAATGACCCCAAGGTACGGATGGTTGTATTCCAGGCCATCGCGATGATCGTTGTTTTCTGGTTTGGCTGGACACTATTCCATAACACTCTGAGCAATATGGAAAGCCGCGGTATCAGCACAGGTTTCGGCTTTCTGGACCAGACTTCCGGCTTTGGCATCATTATGAGCCTGATTCCCTACGATTCCACCATGACCTACGGTCGCACCTTTTTTGTGGGTCTGCTTAATACCTTGCTTGTTTCAGCCATGGGTGTTGTGGCGGCGACGATCATCGGTTTTGCCGTCGGTGTAGCACGACTCTCCAGCAACTGGCTGATTGCCAAACTGGCGCTGGTTTATATTGAAACCATTCGGAATATTCCGCTCCTACTGCAAATTTTCTTCTGGTACTTTGCGGTACTACAAACTCTTCCCAGCCCGCGTCAAAGCATTGATGTGGCCGACATGTTCTTTCTCAGTAATCGTGGGCTTTACTTTCCGACTGCAGGCGCGGAGCCCGGATTTGGCTGGGTAATGGCAGCGTTGATTGCGGGTATTGCAGCGGCCGTTTTCATAAACCGGTGGGCTAAGAAACGCCAGATCCGTACTGGCCAGTTGTTTCCCGCCTTACGGGTCGGGACGGGGCTGGTTCTGGCTCTGCCGCTTCTGGTGTTCGTGCTGGTCGGTAGGCCTCTGGTCTGGGAAATGCCGGCACTGACCGGTTTTAACTTTACCGGTGGGGCCTCAATTCTGCCGGAGCTTGCAGCACTCTGGATTGCCCTGTCGCTATACACCGCAAGCTTCATCGCGGAAATCGTCCGGTCCGGCATTCTGGCGGTCGACCGTGGCCAGACAGAAGCCGCTAGTGCGCTTGGCCTGAAGTCCAGTTTCACCTTGCGGCTGGTCGTTATTCCACAGGCCATGCGGGTCATTATTCCGCCTTTGACCAGCCAATATCTGAACCTTGTTAAAAACTCGTCGCTGGCAACTGCGATCGCGTATCCCGACTTGGTTGCGGTATTTATGGGCACTACCCTCAACCAGACCGGACAAGCGGTTGAAGTGGTGGCCATCACCATGGCTGTTTATCTCACGATCAGCCTGATCATTTCGGGTCTCATGAACATTTATAACCGCGCCGTAGCGCTGCAGGAGCGATGA
- a CDS encoding amino acid ABC transporter permease: MSLPSELPPRQDIGVIGWVRKNLFSTWYNIVLTLVAAYLVITSAGPLLNWVILEATFTGESAADCSGEGACWLFIGQRLNFFIYGFYPDALQWRVDIMFGLLAVAFVPQFIERFPRRKWFGIFGLTGLPLIGYILIPGGWFGLEEAQSSRWGGLMLTLILAYVGILAALPIGIVLALGRRSDMPIIRGMCVVFIEVWRAVPLITVLFMASVMLPLFLPDGVNFEKLMRALIGITLWQSAYMAEVVRGGLQAIPKGQYEAASALGLGYWRKTGLVVLPQALTLVIPGIVNTFISLFKDTTLVLIIGLFDLLGAVQSTITDPAWRNVTTEGYVFVAFCFWIFCFGMSRYSQNLERKLDTGHKS, encoded by the coding sequence ATGAGTCTTCCATCGGAATTGCCGCCCCGTCAGGACATCGGTGTTATTGGCTGGGTGCGTAAGAACCTGTTCTCGACCTGGTACAACATCGTGCTGACGCTGGTAGCCGCCTATCTGGTGATTACGAGTGCGGGCCCGCTGCTAAACTGGGTGATTCTCGAAGCGACGTTTACCGGCGAAAGCGCCGCTGATTGCAGTGGTGAAGGCGCTTGCTGGCTGTTTATCGGTCAACGGCTTAACTTCTTTATTTACGGGTTTTATCCCGATGCCCTGCAATGGCGCGTCGACATCATGTTCGGCCTGCTCGCGGTGGCCTTTGTGCCGCAGTTCATCGAGCGCTTCCCGCGACGCAAGTGGTTCGGTATCTTCGGGCTGACCGGCCTGCCGCTGATCGGGTACATCCTGATCCCCGGTGGCTGGTTTGGTCTGGAAGAAGCCCAGAGCAGCCGATGGGGCGGCCTGATGCTGACGTTAATCCTTGCCTATGTCGGCATTCTGGCCGCATTGCCAATAGGGATTGTACTGGCACTTGGGCGCCGCTCAGATATGCCGATTATTCGCGGAATGTGCGTCGTTTTCATTGAGGTCTGGCGAGCCGTGCCGTTGATTACCGTGCTGTTCATGGCTTCCGTGATGCTGCCCCTGTTCCTGCCGGACGGAGTCAACTTCGAAAAGCTGATGCGGGCGTTGATCGGTATCACTCTCTGGCAATCGGCCTATATGGCGGAGGTGGTGCGAGGCGGTCTGCAGGCGATCCCGAAAGGCCAGTATGAGGCTGCCAGCGCTCTGGGACTGGGCTATTGGCGCAAGACCGGACTGGTGGTATTGCCGCAGGCACTGACACTGGTGATTCCCGGTATCGTCAACACCTTCATCTCCCTGTTCAAAGACACCACGCTGGTTCTCATTATCGGCCTGTTCGATCTCTTGGGGGCCGTCCAGTCGACCATCACTGACCCGGCCTGGCGTAACGTCACTACGGAAGGTTATGTCTTTGTGGCCTTCTGTTTCTGGATTTTCTGTTTCGGCATGTCCCGTTACAGCCAGAACCTTGAACGAAAACTCGACACTGGGCATAAATCTTGA
- a CDS encoding amino acid ABC transporter ATP-binding protein, with protein MHKWYGNFHVLKGLNLEVKEGERIVICGPSGSGKSTFIRCINRLEEHQRGQIIVDDVELSDDVKQIDTVRKEVGMVFQHFNLFPHLTVLENCCLAPIWVRKVPKREAVATAMGYLDRVKIPEQADKYPGQLSGGQQQRVAIARALCMKPKIMLFDEPTSALDPEMIKEVLDVMIELAGSGMTMICVTHEMGFAKTVADRVIFMDQGEIVELAPPEAFFSNPKEARTQQFLNQILQH; from the coding sequence ATGCATAAATGGTACGGCAACTTCCACGTGCTCAAGGGCCTGAACCTTGAGGTGAAGGAAGGTGAGCGGATCGTTATTTGCGGACCTTCCGGTTCGGGTAAATCTACATTTATCCGGTGTATCAACCGGCTTGAAGAACACCAGCGTGGTCAGATTATTGTGGACGATGTTGAGCTCAGCGACGACGTGAAGCAGATCGACACCGTGCGCAAGGAAGTCGGCATGGTATTCCAGCACTTCAACCTGTTTCCGCACCTGACCGTGCTGGAGAACTGCTGTTTGGCGCCGATTTGGGTGCGCAAGGTGCCCAAGCGGGAAGCCGTCGCCACCGCCATGGGATATCTGGATCGAGTGAAAATTCCGGAGCAGGCGGACAAATACCCGGGTCAGCTTTCCGGCGGCCAACAACAGCGGGTTGCCATCGCCCGGGCGCTGTGCATGAAGCCAAAAATCATGCTGTTTGACGAGCCCACCTCGGCGCTGGACCCGGAGATGATCAAAGAAGTACTGGATGTGATGATTGAACTGGCCGGCAGTGGCATGACCATGATCTGTGTCACCCACGAGATGGGTTTTGCTAAAACCGTCGCAGACCGGGTGATCTTCATGGACCAGGGCGAAATTGTGGAGTTGGCACCGCCTGAGGCGTTTTTCTCGAATCCCAAAGAAGCGCGGACCCAGCAATTCCTGAATCAGATTTTACAGCACTGA
- a CDS encoding ATP-grasp domain-containing protein — translation MSMTSENGLTKEVAAWLDPKMDSVKGTETPKDPNKGYIALLGWSVNAIKAAQKFDRRYIVIAPDWAADFCTANKIPFIAWDFLRLNDRSLEIAKRLQAEGVDVAIPLFEETVEWSGAINSVLLNSPRMFGQSILFRDKSLMKRRAQLGGIRVGIFEEAHDKEDIVRFMKRVNQTLLKLDGDPDDPIHVKAFDKAGCLGHRMIRKVEEIDNIPAEEYPLLMESHLDGWEFAVEAWIHDGKIKFLNISEYVTLGYSVFVPATEQLESWRNAITKQIELLVKTFDIQFGLIHPEYFVTADGEMYFGEVAYRPPGFKAFELIERAYGFSAYQASMLVFDPKSTKEEVDAFFPREVVDAKCYAGCFGVYPRRRVVSKLEMPSETVDHPYFESHELVAPTEETVPDRSAFGTHWGLIFFAGDDPIKMRDLLKAQEDLDFYV, via the coding sequence ATGTCAATGACATCTGAGAATGGGTTAACCAAAGAAGTAGCAGCCTGGCTCGACCCGAAAATGGACTCGGTTAAAGGTACCGAAACTCCCAAAGACCCGAACAAAGGCTACATTGCCCTGCTTGGCTGGAGTGTTAATGCAATCAAGGCCGCGCAAAAGTTCGACCGCCGCTACATCGTAATTGCACCAGATTGGGCTGCTGATTTTTGTACGGCAAACAAGATTCCTTTCATTGCATGGGATTTTCTCCGCTTGAATGATCGGTCGCTGGAGATTGCAAAAAGGCTTCAGGCGGAAGGTGTTGATGTGGCAATACCGCTGTTCGAAGAAACCGTCGAATGGTCCGGTGCCATCAACTCCGTCTTGCTGAACAGCCCCCGCATGTTCGGACAGTCCATCTTGTTCCGCGACAAATCACTGATGAAGCGCCGCGCTCAACTGGGCGGCATTCGCGTCGGGATCTTTGAGGAAGCACACGATAAAGAAGACATCGTTCGCTTCATGAAGCGCGTCAACCAGACGCTGCTAAAGCTTGATGGTGACCCGGACGACCCCATTCACGTCAAGGCATTCGACAAGGCCGGTTGCCTTGGTCACAGGATGATCCGCAAGGTCGAAGAAATCGATAACATTCCGGCGGAAGAATATCCCCTGCTGATGGAAAGTCACCTTGATGGCTGGGAGTTTGCCGTAGAAGCTTGGATTCACGACGGGAAAATCAAGTTCCTGAATATTTCCGAATACGTAACCCTCGGCTACTCGGTGTTTGTTCCTGCTACCGAGCAACTGGAAAGCTGGCGCAACGCGATCACCAAGCAGATCGAGTTGCTGGTGAAAACCTTCGACATCCAATTCGGTTTGATTCACCCCGAGTACTTCGTAACGGCTGACGGCGAAATGTACTTTGGCGAGGTTGCTTACCGCCCGCCTGGATTTAAGGCGTTCGAGCTAATTGAGAGAGCTTACGGGTTCAGTGCTTACCAAGCATCAATGCTGGTGTTTGATCCCAAGAGCACGAAAGAGGAAGTGGATGCGTTCTTCCCACGGGAAGTGGTTGATGCGAAATGCTACGCAGGTTGCTTCGGCGTGTACCCAAGGCGTCGTGTGGTTAGCAAGCTGGAAATGCCCAGTGAAACGGTTGATCACCCCTACTTCGAGTCTCACGAATTGGTTGCACCAACGGAAGAGACCGTTCCTGACCGGTCAGCCTTCGGTACCCATTGGGGCCTGATCTTTTTTGCAGGTGATGACCCGATCAAGATGCGGGACCTGCTGAAAGCCCAGGAAGATCTGGACTTCTACGTTTAG